The proteins below come from a single Streptomyces sp. MRC013 genomic window:
- a CDS encoding thiamine pyrophosphate-dependent enzyme: MLDIRDAIQAVRAREPSARYVTTCGYITRDVYNIDDRENNFYLVGSMGMAAPIGLGVALADAGRRVVVLDGDGSFAMNLGCLPMIAEHRPDLVHFVLDNGAHESTGGQRTAALGDPVSLALAAGYAAAYSVGSREELEALDLTGTPALVHVRCRPRTHAAGRRVALTPQELVSRFRAHLGVPAHA, encoded by the coding sequence ATGCTCGACATCCGCGACGCGATCCAAGCCGTCCGGGCCCGTGAACCGTCCGCGCGGTACGTCACGACCTGCGGCTACATCACCCGGGACGTCTACAACATCGACGACCGGGAGAACAACTTCTACCTCGTCGGCTCCATGGGGATGGCCGCACCGATCGGCCTCGGCGTGGCCCTGGCGGACGCCGGCCGACGGGTGGTGGTGCTCGACGGGGACGGCTCCTTCGCCATGAACCTCGGCTGCCTCCCGATGATCGCCGAACACCGGCCGGACCTGGTGCACTTCGTCCTGGACAACGGGGCCCACGAGAGCACCGGCGGACAGCGGACGGCGGCGCTCGGCGACCCGGTGTCGTTGGCCCTCGCCGCCGGATACGCCGCCGCGTACTCGGTGGGCAGCCGCGAGGAACTGGAGGCCCTCGACCTCACCGGCACCCCCGCACTGGTGCACGTCCGGTGCCGTCCCCGCACGCACGCGGCGGGACGCCGGGTGGCCCTGACCCCGCAGGAGCTCGTCTCCCGCTTCCGAGCGCATCTCGGCGTCCCGGCGCACGCCTGA
- a CDS encoding ATP-grasp domain-containing protein produces the protein MSDGSGPVVAIVAGTPQLVDAARALDVRTVFVHAADEPRPRSADAADHAVAADLADDAAVLAALAPFHERYRLVRVLSLTERGLLPAAAAAEALGVAGNSLHTVRLLQDKRRMRELLAARGLSPVRSRSLLSPADLAGFCREVGGPVILKPAGGSSSKAVVRVAEPRDAEAAWRWFGTAGGTDPVAEEFLGGPEISVEGFTHRGRHTVVAITDKQVLPSFVEAGHTMPSALPPAVLEEAAALTLAFLDAVGLREGPSHTELKITERGPRIIESHNRIGGDKIRELVRRAHGVDLVGLTVGCPLGLLPAPPGRPAALGGAAIRFLTPPPGTVRRIRTPDTGAGPDVIRLEVGVGEVIGPVLRSEDRAGYVLTGGTDAADAARRCERLAEQVLIEVDPAGRPADRPAGG, from the coding sequence ATGAGCGACGGCTCCGGACCGGTCGTCGCGATCGTCGCGGGTACCCCGCAACTGGTGGACGCGGCACGGGCGCTGGACGTGCGGACGGTCTTCGTGCACGCCGCGGACGAGCCGCGGCCGCGGTCCGCGGACGCGGCCGATCACGCGGTCGCCGCGGACCTCGCGGACGACGCTGCGGTCCTCGCGGCGCTGGCCCCGTTCCACGAGCGGTACCGGCTGGTCCGCGTGCTGTCCCTGACCGAGCGCGGGCTGCTGCCCGCCGCCGCGGCGGCGGAAGCGCTCGGCGTGGCCGGGAACTCCCTGCACACCGTCCGCCTGCTCCAGGACAAGCGGCGGATGCGGGAGCTGCTCGCCGCCCGAGGACTCAGCCCGGTCCGGAGCCGTTCCCTCCTCTCCCCCGCCGACCTCGCCGGCTTCTGCCGGGAGGTCGGCGGGCCGGTGATCCTCAAACCGGCCGGCGGTTCGTCCAGCAAGGCCGTGGTCCGGGTTGCGGAACCGCGGGACGCGGAAGCCGCCTGGCGGTGGTTCGGCACGGCCGGCGGCACCGACCCCGTCGCGGAGGAGTTCCTCGGCGGGCCGGAGATCAGCGTGGAGGGGTTCACCCACCGAGGGCGGCACACCGTCGTGGCGATCACCGACAAGCAGGTGCTGCCCTCGTTCGTGGAGGCCGGGCACACCATGCCCAGTGCACTTCCCCCGGCGGTGCTGGAGGAGGCCGCGGCGCTGACGCTGGCGTTCCTGGACGCCGTCGGCCTGCGCGAGGGACCCTCCCACACAGAGCTGAAGATCACCGAGCGCGGTCCTCGGATCATCGAGTCCCACAACCGCATCGGCGGGGACAAGATCCGCGAACTAGTGCGCCGGGCCCACGGCGTCGACCTGGTCGGTCTCACGGTGGGGTGCCCGCTCGGGCTGCTCCCCGCGCCACCGGGACGGCCGGCCGCCCTCGGCGGCGCCGCCATCCGATTCCTGACCCCGCCGCCCGGAACGGTCCGGCGGATCCGCACACCCGACACCGGCGCGGGACCGGACGTGATCAGGCTCGAGGTCGGCGTCGGCGAGGTGATCGGCCCGGTGCTCCGTTCCGAGGACCGCGCCGGGTACGTGCTGACCGGCGGCACCGACGCGGCGGACGCCGCCCGGCGCTGCGAGCGCCTCGCGGAACAGGTGCTGATCGAGGTGGATCCGGCCGGACGGCCGGCGGACCGGCCGGCCGGAGGCTGA
- a CDS encoding YjbQ family protein, translating into MIELTITSTGLNSHYDLTDELTERLREHGAGDGLAGVFAHGSTVGLTIMRYEPGAVQDLLRALERLAPDDGNRYLHELTTGDPNGFSHLKSSLLGTSVLVPFLDGGLGMSPSHRVVLVDFDLKPATRRVLIDPPRAAKEENR; encoded by the coding sequence ATGATCGAGCTGACGATCACCAGCACCGGTCTCAACTCCCACTACGACCTCACGGACGAGCTGACCGAGCGGTTGCGCGAGCACGGCGCGGGCGACGGGCTGGCCGGGGTCTTCGCCCATGGCAGCACGGTCGGGCTGACCATCATGCGGTACGAACCAGGGGCCGTGCAGGACCTGCTGCGGGCCCTGGAGCGGCTGGCACCGGACGACGGCAACCGCTACCTGCACGAGTTGACCACCGGCGACCCCAACGGCTTCTCGCACCTGAAGTCGTCCTTGCTCGGCACGAGTGTGCTGGTGCCCTTCCTCGACGGCGGACTGGGCATGTCGCCCTCGCACCGTGTGGTACTCGTCGACTTCGACCTGAAGCCGGCCACCCGAAGAGTCCTGATCGACCCGCCCCGCGCGGCCAAGGAGGAAAACCGGTGA
- a CDS encoding alanine--glyoxylate aminotransferase family protein, with amino-acid sequence MKLRLATPGPTEVPQRLLLAGAREIVHHRSSEMEELIHEVNEGLPPLFGTTRPVYTIAASGTGAMEAAVANCFSAENEVLVVSNGYFGERFQAICRNYGLTVHVVESDWGTSADPQRVAEAYAQHPGIRGVFVVYSETSTGALNDVEAIGRMFRDTDVVVVVDAVSGLLVHPLEMDEWGLDVVLAASHKGFMLPPGLAFVALSDKAWTAVGSSSGPTYYWSFERLRHFYPMSSSSPAVSLLLGLHESLRMLGEEGLPAFRTRHATLGKAAERALLELGFTTFIRPPHRRSHVITSALAPEGVDTTRLLKTLSTQYGLTMTGGQAHLKGKLIRVGHVGAADALDLCAVVGALEMSLLALGHRFTPGTGVGEVVRTFHEEVK; translated from the coding sequence GTGAAACTGCGTCTGGCCACCCCGGGGCCGACCGAGGTACCCCAGCGGCTCCTGCTGGCCGGGGCCCGGGAGATCGTTCATCACCGTTCGTCGGAGATGGAAGAGCTGATCCACGAGGTGAACGAGGGGCTGCCGCCGCTCTTCGGCACGACCCGCCCCGTCTACACCATCGCCGCGTCCGGCACCGGCGCCATGGAGGCGGCCGTCGCCAACTGCTTCTCCGCCGAGAACGAGGTTCTGGTCGTCTCGAACGGCTACTTCGGCGAACGCTTCCAGGCCATCTGCCGCAACTACGGACTCACCGTGCACGTGGTGGAGAGCGACTGGGGCACCAGCGCCGACCCGCAGCGGGTGGCCGAGGCGTACGCCCAGCACCCCGGGATCCGGGGCGTCTTCGTCGTCTACAGCGAGACGTCGACCGGCGCCCTGAACGACGTCGAAGCCATCGGGCGGATGTTCCGCGACACCGATGTGGTCGTCGTGGTGGATGCCGTCAGCGGACTGCTGGTGCACCCGCTGGAGATGGACGAGTGGGGCCTGGACGTCGTGCTCGCGGCCTCGCACAAGGGGTTCATGCTCCCGCCGGGCCTCGCCTTCGTCGCCCTGTCGGACAAGGCGTGGACGGCCGTGGGGAGTTCCTCCGGCCCGACCTACTACTGGTCGTTCGAGCGGCTGCGCCACTTCTACCCCATGTCCTCCTCGTCTCCTGCGGTCTCCCTGCTGCTCGGCCTGCACGAGTCGTTGAGGATGCTCGGCGAGGAAGGACTGCCCGCCTTCCGGACGCGGCACGCCACCCTGGGCAAGGCGGCCGAACGAGCCCTGCTGGAACTGGGCTTCACCACGTTCATCCGGCCCCCGCACCGCCGCAGCCACGTCATCACCTCGGCCCTGGCACCCGAGGGCGTCGACACCACCCGGCTGCTGAAGACCCTGTCCACGCAGTACGGGCTGACCATGACCGGGGGGCAGGCCCACCTCAAGGGCAAGCTGATCCGGGTGGGACACGTGGGCGCGGCGGACGCCCTCGACCTGTGCGCGGTGGTCGGGGCCCTGGAGATGTCCCTGCTCGCCCTCGGGCACCGCTTCACTCCGGGCACCGGCGTCGGTGAAGTCGTCCGTACCTTCCACGAAGAGGTGAAGTGA
- a CDS encoding glutaredoxin domain-containing protein produces MLVLFQRETCPDCKPVRELLTRLQISYINVNVPKPRDERHELIRVTGSKFIPALVDGATVIPGRLRENSEIIAYLTERFGEPRADGSGEPQPESAA; encoded by the coding sequence ATGCTCGTCCTGTTCCAGCGGGAGACCTGCCCCGACTGCAAGCCCGTACGGGAACTGCTGACCCGGCTCCAGATCTCGTACATCAACGTCAACGTCCCCAAGCCGCGCGACGAACGGCATGAGCTGATCCGGGTGACCGGCAGCAAGTTCATCCCCGCCCTGGTCGACGGGGCGACCGTGATCCCGGGCAGGCTGCGGGAGAACAGCGAGATCATCGCCTATCTCACGGAGCGGTTCGGCGAGCCGCGCGCGGACGGGTCCGGGGAGCCACAGCCGGAGTCCGCGGCATGA
- a CDS encoding ATP-grasp domain-containing protein has protein sequence MTRQVLLLNSDKPEVVRALADRADLRVRVLTRKAYAGLYTGWETAFVDSFEDLSQVERAAYELVSGGPVDHVIAATEKSVLPAGLIRSLLGLPGPTFDQSLWAAHKRAMKARLRSAGLPVADFAQAATVDDIPRAARRIGWPVMVKPVFGSGSRCTYRLDSQEEFDARRLSGGFEALAARRVPVQVERLVRFRDEYHCDGVVRGGRVRLAAVSRYFTPPLHTPHEYSSGYLIAQDDPFAKDVLALHDRVAEALELSDGVTHLEVFETAEGPLIGEVAIRPGGLGVSRMWWHAFGIDLWEEFVRASLDEPSELVPRPQERTVGRTQLPARDGLPEQALALPGVVEALPPEQSGTGNVEVHYAVDGPEAARRLNDRLHALGGPR, from the coding sequence ATGACCCGCCAGGTCCTGCTGCTCAACTCCGACAAGCCCGAGGTCGTACGCGCCTTGGCGGACCGCGCCGACCTGCGGGTCCGGGTACTCACCCGCAAGGCGTACGCCGGGCTCTACACCGGCTGGGAGACCGCCTTCGTCGACAGCTTCGAAGACCTCTCGCAGGTCGAGCGCGCCGCGTACGAACTCGTCAGCGGCGGCCCGGTCGACCACGTCATCGCCGCCACCGAGAAGAGCGTCCTGCCGGCCGGGCTCATCCGGTCCCTGCTGGGTCTGCCCGGGCCGACCTTCGACCAGTCCCTGTGGGCGGCCCACAAGCGCGCCATGAAGGCGAGACTGCGGTCCGCCGGTCTGCCGGTGGCGGACTTCGCGCAGGCCGCGACCGTCGACGACATCCCGCGGGCCGCACGGCGGATCGGCTGGCCGGTGATGGTCAAGCCGGTGTTCGGCTCCGGTTCCCGGTGCACCTACCGCCTCGACTCCCAGGAGGAGTTCGACGCCCGGCGGCTGTCGGGCGGCTTCGAGGCCCTCGCGGCGCGCCGCGTCCCCGTCCAGGTCGAGCGCCTCGTGCGATTCCGCGACGAGTACCACTGCGACGGTGTCGTACGCGGTGGCCGGGTCCGGCTGGCGGCGGTCTCCCGCTACTTCACCCCGCCGCTGCACACCCCGCACGAGTACAGCAGCGGCTACCTCATTGCCCAGGACGACCCGTTCGCCAAAGACGTGCTCGCCCTGCACGACCGGGTGGCCGAGGCGCTCGAACTGTCCGACGGCGTGACGCACCTCGAGGTCTTCGAGACCGCCGAGGGACCGTTGATCGGAGAAGTCGCGATCAGGCCGGGGGGCCTGGGCGTCTCGCGTATGTGGTGGCACGCCTTCGGCATCGACCTGTGGGAGGAGTTCGTCCGGGCCTCCCTCGACGAGCCGTCGGAGCTCGTCCCCCGCCCCCAGGAGCGGACCGTCGGCCGCACGCAGCTGCCGGCTCGGGACGGCCTGCCGGAACAGGCCCTCGCCCTGCCCGGGGTCGTCGAAGCCCTGCCCCCGGAACAGAGCGGAACCGGCAACGTCGAAGTGCACTACGCCGTCGACGGGCCCGAGGCGGCCCGCCGGCTCAACGACCGGCTGCACGCGCTCGGGGGGCCGCGGTGA
- a CDS encoding isocitrate lyase/phosphoenolpyruvate mutase family protein — protein sequence MTTSQPSARSSAAQALRAALESPGLARAMGAHNPLSARLAEEVGFDVIWSSGLEISAAAGVPDANILAMPECLEAAAGLANAVDLPVLADCDSGFGNVNNVVHMVRAYESRGLAGVCIEDKRFPKLNSFVEGDQELAPLGDFAGKVRAATETRENLVVVARLEALISGKGMAEALRRAEVYERAGADALLIHSKLSEPDEVFAFREAYTGDLPVVVVPTTYHHVTVGELEERGFAMAIYANHALRSSLRAMRETLGRIMRDGTTRHVEESLASLKEIFDLQRVPQMLEQQARYEELGRDLAEAGR from the coding sequence ATGACCACCAGTCAACCGTCCGCACGGTCCAGTGCGGCGCAGGCGCTGCGCGCCGCCCTCGAGTCCCCCGGCCTGGCCCGGGCCATGGGAGCCCACAACCCGCTGAGCGCACGCCTCGCCGAGGAAGTCGGGTTCGACGTCATCTGGTCCAGCGGCTTGGAGATATCCGCCGCGGCCGGCGTGCCCGACGCCAACATCCTCGCGATGCCCGAGTGCCTGGAAGCGGCGGCCGGCCTGGCGAACGCCGTCGACCTGCCGGTGCTCGCGGACTGCGACTCCGGATTCGGCAACGTCAACAACGTCGTCCACATGGTGCGCGCCTACGAGTCCCGCGGGCTCGCCGGGGTCTGCATCGAGGACAAGCGGTTCCCCAAGCTCAACAGCTTCGTGGAGGGGGACCAGGAACTCGCCCCGCTCGGCGACTTCGCCGGCAAGGTCAGGGCTGCCACGGAGACCCGGGAGAACCTCGTCGTCGTCGCACGCCTGGAAGCGTTGATCTCCGGCAAGGGGATGGCCGAGGCGCTGCGCCGAGCCGAGGTCTACGAACGCGCCGGTGCCGACGCCCTGTTGATCCACTCGAAGCTCTCAGAGCCGGACGAGGTCTTCGCCTTCCGCGAGGCGTACACCGGTGACCTCCCGGTGGTCGTCGTCCCGACCACCTATCACCACGTCACGGTCGGCGAGCTGGAGGAGCGCGGCTTCGCCATGGCCATCTACGCCAACCACGCCCTGCGCAGTTCCCTGCGTGCCATGCGGGAGACACTGGGCAGGATCATGCGGGACGGGACCACCCGCCATGTGGAGGAGAGTCTGGCCTCGCTGAAGGAGATCTTCGACCTCCAGCGGGTGCCGCAGATGCTGGAGCAGCAGGCCCGGTACGAAGAGCTGGGCCGCGACCTGGCGGAGGCCGGACGATGA
- a CDS encoding homoserine dehydrogenase yields MNTRPLKVAVLGCGVVGTKVVRLLHDRRSALADRMGAPVEIAGVAVRDLQRPRDLGIDPALLTNDPLELVKRDGIDIVVELLGGIEPARSLMVTAMERGASVVSANKAVVAEHGPVLHEIAARHGVDLLYEASVAAAIPLLRPLRDSLGGDDVTRVVGIVNGTTNYVLDRMTETGSGLDAALREAIERGYAEADPTADVEGTDAAAKAVILGSLAFHSWMSPTDVYREGITGVTAEDVADARACDCVVKLVAVLERTAAQDEFLVRVQPMMVPRTHPLAEVKGADNAVLIEAASAGRLLFRGAGAGGAPTAGAIVGDVVTAARRRLLGQHEPAVRTTVADRARAAGGLRGRYHLRVRVDGSATSLDDIVSALRRNEVRVGSVRRRRTAGPDTWVLVTEPCREADLLSAVDSLSALPSVGDVPRFLRILDSDGQEVVDGQGSTADR; encoded by the coding sequence ATGAACACCCGGCCTCTGAAAGTAGCCGTACTCGGTTGCGGAGTAGTCGGCACGAAGGTCGTACGGCTGCTGCACGACAGGCGTTCCGCGCTGGCCGACCGCATGGGCGCGCCCGTCGAGATCGCCGGCGTCGCGGTGCGCGACCTCCAGCGGCCCAGGGACCTCGGCATCGATCCGGCGCTCCTCACCAACGACCCTCTGGAGCTGGTCAAACGCGATGGCATCGATATCGTCGTCGAACTGCTCGGGGGCATCGAGCCGGCCCGCTCGCTGATGGTGACGGCGATGGAGCGCGGCGCCTCGGTGGTGAGTGCTAACAAGGCAGTGGTGGCCGAGCACGGGCCCGTCCTCCACGAGATCGCCGCGCGCCACGGCGTCGACCTGCTCTACGAGGCGTCGGTGGCCGCGGCGATACCCCTGCTGCGTCCGCTGCGCGACTCGCTCGGCGGTGACGACGTCACCCGTGTCGTCGGCATCGTCAACGGAACCACCAACTACGTCCTGGACCGCATGACGGAGACCGGGAGCGGCCTGGACGCGGCGCTGCGCGAGGCCATCGAGCGGGGGTACGCCGAGGCCGACCCCACCGCCGACGTGGAGGGAACCGACGCTGCGGCCAAAGCCGTGATCCTGGGCTCGCTCGCGTTCCACTCCTGGATGTCCCCGACGGACGTGTACCGCGAGGGCATCACCGGGGTGACGGCGGAGGACGTGGCCGACGCCCGGGCCTGCGACTGCGTCGTCAAGTTGGTCGCCGTGCTGGAGCGGACGGCCGCGCAGGACGAGTTCCTGGTCCGGGTCCAGCCCATGATGGTGCCTCGTACCCACCCGCTCGCCGAGGTGAAGGGCGCGGACAACGCCGTGCTCATCGAGGCCGCCAGCGCGGGCCGGCTGCTGTTCCGCGGCGCCGGCGCCGGGGGAGCGCCCACCGCCGGCGCGATCGTCGGTGACGTGGTGACGGCGGCGCGGCGGAGGTTGCTCGGGCAGCACGAGCCCGCCGTCCGCACCACCGTCGCGGACCGTGCCCGTGCCGCGGGAGGGCTGCGCGGCCGCTACCACCTCCGGGTGCGGGTCGACGGTTCCGCCACGTCACTCGACGACATCGTCTCCGCGCTGCGCCGCAACGAGGTGCGGGTCGGCTCCGTGCGGCGGCGTCGAACGGCGGGGCCGGACACCTGGGTTCTGGTCACCGAGCCCTGCCGGGAGGCGGACCTGCTCTCCGCCGTGGATTCCCTCAGCGCCCTGCCGTCGGTGGGCGACGTACCGCGGTTTCTGCGGATCCTCGATTCCGACGGTCAGGAGGTGGTCGATGGCCAGGGCTCCACGGCCGATCGCTGA
- a CDS encoding MFS transporter, whose protein sequence is MRGSLVHRLLPAPGAPRLLAASWLIKTLGSGLYLPTSVLFFTRVAGLSAGRVALGLTLAGLISLAGAVPLGGLADRYGPRRTYGVLLIVQFATMAMLALVRSFPLFLALIVVFTLAEQGSSAARGALIAVVGEGAERVRLRAYLRVVTNVGVAIGAGLAAIAIDLGTTLAFTVLLLGTALTFPAAAIPLRGLAADAVVAGGKAVPRSSRRQVFRDSRYVWVTAICGVLSLQSQVLSFAVPLWVVNHTAAPPLTVSVIVVLNAAMVVLLQIRASRGADDDARAARLCRRAGLSLLAACVVVVFTRAAAPWLAVLLLIVFAVLLTAGELWTSAGSFGLSFTLAPDGAHGQYQGFFSLGRGVATAVAPWLLSTLCLSDDGGRGWLALGALFALVGALMPVAVRRSPLRVAA, encoded by the coding sequence GTGAGGGGCTCGCTGGTCCACAGACTGCTGCCCGCCCCGGGAGCACCGCGCCTGCTCGCCGCCTCGTGGCTGATCAAGACGCTGGGCAGCGGTCTGTACCTGCCGACCAGCGTGCTGTTCTTCACTCGTGTCGCGGGCCTCTCCGCCGGCCGGGTCGCTCTCGGCCTCACCCTCGCCGGGCTGATATCCCTCGCCGGAGCGGTACCGCTCGGCGGCCTGGCGGACCGCTACGGCCCGCGCCGCACCTACGGCGTCCTGCTCATCGTGCAGTTCGCGACCATGGCCATGCTCGCGCTGGTCCGCTCCTTCCCCTTGTTCCTGGCGCTGATCGTTGTCTTCACGCTGGCCGAACAGGGCAGCAGCGCGGCCCGCGGAGCGCTGATCGCCGTGGTCGGCGAGGGGGCCGAGCGGGTGCGGCTGCGGGCGTACCTCCGGGTCGTGACGAACGTGGGGGTGGCCATCGGCGCGGGACTGGCGGCCATCGCCATCGACCTGGGGACCACCCTCGCCTTCACGGTTCTGCTGCTGGGCACGGCGCTGACGTTCCCGGCCGCCGCGATCCCCTTGCGCGGACTGGCCGCGGACGCCGTCGTGGCCGGCGGGAAGGCGGTTCCGCGGTCGTCGCGCCGGCAGGTGTTCCGCGATTCCCGGTACGTCTGGGTCACGGCGATCTGCGGTGTGCTCAGCCTGCAGTCGCAGGTCCTCTCCTTCGCCGTGCCGCTCTGGGTCGTCAACCACACGGCTGCTCCCCCGCTGACCGTCTCCGTCATCGTCGTGCTCAACGCGGCCATGGTCGTCCTCCTGCAGATCCGCGCGAGCCGCGGGGCGGACGACGATGCGCGCGCGGCACGCCTGTGCCGGCGCGCCGGGCTGAGCCTGCTGGCCGCGTGCGTGGTGGTGGTCTTCACGCGTGCGGCGGCGCCCTGGCTCGCCGTGCTGCTGCTCATCGTCTTCGCGGTGCTGCTGACGGCCGGTGAACTCTGGACCTCGGCCGGGTCGTTCGGCCTGAGCTTCACCCTCGCGCCGGACGGCGCGCACGGCCAGTACCAGGGCTTCTTCTCCCTCGGCCGTGGAGTGGCGACGGCCGTCGCCCCGTGGCTGCTGTCCACGCTGTGCCTGTCGGACGACGGCGGGCGCGGCTGGCTGGCCCTGGGCGCGCTGTTCGCCCTCGTCGGCGCACTCATGCCGGTCGCCGTCCGCCGCTCTCCCCTGCGCGTCGCCGCCTAG
- a CDS encoding metallophosphoesterase family protein, giving the protein MRYAVVTDIHGNTTGLRAVLARVRDQHVHQVVCLGDVFECHVGKRDVAGHTFSRVDEVFDQDPELVALLDGARVVRGNQEERISTLVPGPARPAWARPVLDAPLSFHTDFATYCHGHALPSWQEPEPGLWCPLEAGFTGRALFHGHHHRSAVHRLPATGRAWADVVSIPLRLGEAVHLAPDGRYLVNVGPVRGPVPTWAVVDEVEATVTYYRIEAPG; this is encoded by the coding sequence ATGCGCTACGCCGTCGTCACCGACATCCACGGCAACACCACCGGTCTGCGCGCGGTCCTGGCACGGGTGCGGGACCAGCACGTGCACCAGGTCGTCTGCCTGGGCGACGTCTTCGAGTGCCACGTCGGCAAACGGGACGTCGCGGGCCACACGTTCTCGCGCGTCGACGAGGTCTTCGACCAGGACCCCGAGCTGGTCGCCCTGCTGGACGGCGCACGGGTCGTACGGGGCAACCAGGAAGAGCGCATCAGCACGCTCGTCCCCGGTCCGGCCCGCCCCGCATGGGCACGTCCGGTGCTCGACGCGCCGCTGTCGTTCCACACGGACTTCGCCACGTACTGTCACGGTCACGCGCTGCCATCCTGGCAGGAGCCCGAACCGGGCCTATGGTGCCCCCTGGAGGCCGGGTTCACCGGGCGGGCCCTCTTCCACGGCCACCATCACCGCAGCGCCGTGCACCGGCTGCCGGCCACCGGGCGGGCCTGGGCCGACGTGGTGAGCATCCCGCTCCGCCTCGGCGAGGCCGTGCACCTCGCCCCGGACGGCCGGTACCTCGTCAACGTCGGTCCGGTCCGCGGGCCGGTCCCGACCTGGGCCGTCGTCGACGAGGTGGAGGCGACCGTCACCTACTACCGAATCGAGGCGCCCGGATGA